The Setaria viridis chromosome 9, Setaria_viridis_v4.0, whole genome shotgun sequence sequence TGTCGGATTTTATCACAGCCAATTGCATTTTGGATCAAGTCAATGGACATATTGAAAAATGGGAACAAAATACAGTTATGAGCCAAAACAGCCAGATCAAATGCAGGATCAAACTTTCAGTTTCATAGCTCTACTAAGAGAAGCATTTACCAAGTCATAGAAGTTCTTCAGATGCATTTTTAAATTAATTGACTGAATTCTGGAAAGGAGAAACAGAATGGTACATCATTTACCATCATCAGCCTTTTAGCAGGAGTATGACTGTGCCCGTGGCACTGAACATTTTCACACGCAAATTTCAGGAAACATGCTCATAGGAAATGCACCGGAACAACATAGATGGTCTCTTTGAAAATTTAGTCAAGGTCAATGGAAAACAACAAATATGCTCTACAGCCAGCCTACTCAACAGCAGTACCCCCCCAGTCTTTTACATTCATCACCAAGAGTTAAGCAAACATTCAACATTGAGTAGTAGAGAATAGAGAATGTGAATATCTGATCATGATTCTACCTTCAGAGAGTGGGAAAAGGAAAGCTAGTTGATTCAAGCTTCATCTACAGAGACTGCAGTATTATGCATAGCGCAGATGTTGAAAAATTGCAACCACCAGCACGGACTAGAGTCCCTGGAAGAATGGCGGTTCAATAGCATCATCGGGCTTCGGCGCCAGAAAGATTGCATGAGGAAGAAGGGTCTCCTTCAGGGTATGCCTAACCAACGGTGTCTCCTCACGAAACTGAAACTTCTGAAGCAAATTCCCAATCCTGTCACAGTGTAACACCAGCTTGTTCTCGCACTCGATCAGCACATCCCCTTCTGGTGAGACAACACGTGGAAACCAGTCTATGTACTGCAAAGCTGGTATCCGCGGCACTTGAATTGTAATCCGGCGTATCTGGACCCAAATGTCGTTGCTGTAATCCTCTAGACGCCAGAGCTGTAGCGTTGGCTTGCCGTTCTTGGAGACGGACATGGCGAGCTTGTGATCCATTTCAAGCAGTTGCATCCTTCCGTTTGTAATGGGATTGGgagcggtcttccagctgaacACCTCGGCCTCTGTGTCGAACACCAGAATGTGGTGTCCTTGGCGCTCCTGCGGCGGCCAGTGCAAGCTGCCGCGGAGCTGGACGGGCGGGGAGAGCGAGGCAGGATCCAGCCCGATGTCCAACCCCACGTcctcggtcgccgccggcgagatggGGCACCCGATGCTCCTGGCCTCCTGAGCGCCCACCGTGAGAACGTAGTAGCAAGTCGATGCCTCCTCATCATCTTTGCCTGTGTGGTACAGCACACGGTACTCGCCGGAGGAGACGTGCTCGTAGAGCCCAATCACGTCGCAGTCTCTGAGGTCCGGGAGGGCAGCCCACTGGCGCGTGGCGGGGTTGCAGACGTACCAGCTGTTGATGAAGGAGACGAGGAGAAGGCCGTCGATGGAGGCGTGGACCATGAGCCGGGGatcgtggccgccgccgtcgccgtccatcTCGCCGTAGTGGATATTGTCCTTGCTGAAGACGAAGATGGGGGGAGGTTCGAAACCTTCGTCGTTCGCGATGTCATTGTGGTACTCGTTGTCGGTGAACCGGAAGATGGGGCGTAGCGTGTCGGAGCGGAGGTCGAGGGCCTCGACGCAGTAGTCCCTGAGCTGGATGTAGCGGTCGGGGCAGGCGTTGCGGCCGAAGCAGATGAGCGGctgcggcgggtggaggaggtggacggcggcgaggaggggacGGTAGGACGTGACGTCGCGCAAGACCGTGCAGACCGAGCGGAGGCGCAGGATCGACCTCGCAGGAAGGCGGCGGAAGATCTCAATGATGACGCGCGGGGGAGAGTCGcggaagaaggcggcggcgtcggcctgCCTCGGCTCCGGTTccagcgccgccggctccgccaTCCTCGGGGCCTCCTCCGCGTACCGGGTGGTTGGGTCGGTCGCAACTGCTCCACCGACACCAGCAACTCGTCCCTGCGAAACGCAAACGCGGCGGTGGGGTAACCGTCACCCGTCAGTTTGGCGGCCGGCGACGCTGCGCTGCGTGATTCGAAGACGCGAGGAAGAAGGGGACAAATCGGGATCCCGATCGCCAAAGCACGCGGAAACTCCATGGGTGGGTGAGTCGAGAGCTCACCTCTTCTCGTTGCTCCGCCGCGCCTGCTTCTGGTTCCTCCCACCGTTTCGGTTTCCTCCCCCTGGCCGCTGCGCCAAAACCCACAAGACGAAACGGCGATGCAGGTGGGGTTAGTTATACACCTGGCGTTTGACAGCTGCCGCCGGCGTGGATGGTGGGCCCGAGCCTGGGCGCCCTGGACGGTTACTCAGCCGAATCGGCACGACAACACACACCACCACGGGCTCTGCGTTTTTTGACTGGTGTCCATGAAA is a genomic window containing:
- the LOC117836685 gene encoding uncharacterized protein; its protein translation is MAEPAALEPEPRQADAAAFFRDSPPRVIIEIFRRLPARSILRLRSVCTVLRDVTSYRPLLAAVHLLHPPQPLICFGRNACPDRYIQLRDYCVEALDLRSDTLRPIFRFTDNEYHNDIANDEGFEPPPIFVFSKDNIHYGEMDGDGGGHDPRLMVHASIDGLLLVSFINSWYVCNPATRQWAALPDLRDCDVIGLYEHVSSGEYRVLYHTGKDDEEASTCYYVLTVGAQEARSIGCPISPAATEDVGLDIGLDPASLSPPVQLRGSLHWPPQERQGHHILVFDTEAEVFSWKTAPNPITNGRMQLLEMDHKLAMSVSKNGKPTLQLWRLEDYSNDIWVQIRRITIQVPRIPALQYIDWFPRVVSPEGDVLIECENKLVLHCDRIGNLLQKFQFREETPLVRHTLKETLLPHAIFLAPKPDDAIEPPFFQGL